In Desulfobulbaceae bacterium, a single window of DNA contains:
- a CDS encoding transposase yields the protein MSQYRRDNTPGATWFFTVVTYKRQRFLCDEPVRLALRKAIMETRKNWPFRIDSWVLLPDHLHCIWSLPEGDADFATRWNLIKRRTSKALKGSYYNDCLMTDSKTSRRELTFWQRRYWEHRIRDDRDFERHIDYIHYNPVKHGYSQAPSEWEYSSFHRYVRNGIYQANWAGCEKLRLSTGCEPE from the coding sequence ATGTCACAATATCGGCGCGATAATACCCCAGGGGCAACCTGGTTTTTCACGGTTGTTACATATAAAAGACAACGTTTTCTTTGTGATGAGCCGGTTCGTTTGGCTTTACGAAAGGCTATTATGGAAACCAGGAAGAATTGGCCGTTTCGGATTGATTCTTGGGTGTTACTGCCCGATCATCTGCACTGTATCTGGTCTCTACCGGAAGGGGATGCTGATTTTGCTACCCGCTGGAATTTGATAAAACGTCGGACAAGTAAAGCGTTGAAGGGGTCGTATTATAACGATTGTCTGATGACTGATTCTAAAACTTCGCGTCGAGAGCTAACATTTTGGCAACGTCGATATTGGGAGCATCGGATTCGTGATGATCGGGATTTTGAACGGCATATCGATTACATCCATTATAATCCGGTAAAGCATGGCTATTCGCAAGCGCCATCGGAATGGGAGTACTCAAGCTTTCATCGGTATGTGCGGAATGGGATTTACCAAGCTAATTGGGCAGGTTGTGAGAAGCTGCGGTTGTCTACAGGGTGTGAGCCTGAGTGA